One genomic segment of Streptomyces liangshanensis includes these proteins:
- a CDS encoding ATP-binding cassette domain-containing protein — MAENEDDIQIVGARENNLKNVSLRLSRNKITVFTGVSGSGKSSLVFDTLAVESQRQLNSTFSWFIRNQLPKYQRPHADVIKNLTTPVVVDQKPVGGNARSTVGTMTDIYSSIRVLFSRFATPQQPPGVYSFNDPQGMCPDCDGLGRMRQVDVERMLDRSKSLDEGAIQLPTHKVGGMDWQQYANSGHFDTAKPLADYDAAEWHMLLHGSGGTVTVRTANTTATLKYEGVVDRFARTNLKRDLSTLGERGRANIERFITQGPCDGCQGTRLNPAARAATIDGRTIADWSRMEVGDLIRLLGTFRDPESVGIAESVRTALERIEGIGLGYLSLDRETTSLSGGEAQRLKMVRHLSSSLIGMTFIFDEPSTGLHPRDVGRLNDLLRALRDQGNTVLIVEHDPDVIEIADHVVDVGPRAGVHGGEIVFSGTFEELRRADTLTGEGLRRVGPVKNTVRTPTGHLEVRDADLHNLKNVTVAFPTGVLTAVTGVAGSGKSSLVTASFLKAYPDSVFVDQSPIKGSSRSTPLSHLDLMDATRKLFAKASGAPAGLFSFNSAGACGECNGRGQLITELAYMDPVRTHCEACDGRRFREDVLAHHLRGKSIADVLELPAEAAVEFFTEREIRDKLTGLLDVGLGYLTLGQSLSTLSGGERQRLKLAGQLHRSGSVYVLDEPTTGLHMSDVDTILGLMNRLVDSGNTVIVVEHNLDIVRQSDWVIDLGPDGGKHGGEIVFTGTPNDLLKAEGSATGEYLRRCAVV; from the coding sequence ATGGCAGAGAACGAAGATGACATTCAGATCGTCGGCGCCAGGGAGAACAATCTCAAGAACGTGTCGCTGCGCCTTTCGAGAAACAAGATCACGGTATTCACCGGGGTGTCGGGTTCGGGGAAGTCCTCCTTGGTTTTCGACACGCTGGCGGTGGAGTCCCAGCGCCAGCTGAACAGTACGTTCAGCTGGTTCATCCGCAATCAGCTGCCGAAATACCAGCGCCCGCACGCGGACGTGATCAAGAATTTAACGACACCCGTGGTGGTCGATCAGAAGCCGGTCGGCGGCAATGCCCGGTCGACGGTCGGCACGATGACGGACATCTACTCGTCCATCCGTGTGCTGTTCTCCCGCTTCGCGACCCCCCAACAGCCGCCCGGCGTCTACTCCTTCAACGACCCGCAGGGCATGTGCCCCGACTGCGACGGTCTCGGCCGGATGCGCCAGGTCGACGTGGAGCGGATGCTCGACCGGTCCAAGTCCCTCGACGAGGGGGCCATCCAGCTGCCCACCCACAAGGTCGGCGGCATGGACTGGCAGCAGTACGCCAACTCCGGTCACTTCGACACGGCCAAGCCGCTGGCCGACTACGACGCTGCCGAGTGGCACATGCTCCTGCACGGCTCCGGCGGCACGGTGACCGTGCGGACCGCCAACACCACGGCGACCCTCAAGTACGAAGGCGTGGTCGACCGGTTCGCCCGGACCAACCTCAAGCGCGACCTCAGTACGCTGGGGGAACGCGGCCGGGCGAACATCGAACGGTTCATCACCCAAGGTCCCTGCGACGGCTGCCAGGGGACCCGGCTGAATCCCGCGGCACGGGCCGCGACGATCGACGGCCGCACCATCGCGGACTGGTCCCGGATGGAGGTCGGCGACCTCATCCGGCTTCTCGGTACCTTTCGTGACCCCGAGTCCGTGGGGATCGCCGAGAGTGTGCGTACCGCGCTCGAACGCATCGAGGGGATCGGCCTCGGCTACCTCTCGCTCGACCGGGAGACCACCTCGCTCTCCGGCGGTGAGGCCCAGCGGCTGAAGATGGTGCGCCACCTCAGCAGCAGTCTCATCGGAATGACCTTCATCTTCGACGAACCGAGCACCGGACTGCATCCACGGGACGTGGGCCGGCTCAACGACCTGCTGCGGGCCCTGCGGGACCAGGGGAACACGGTGCTCATCGTGGAGCACGACCCCGACGTCATCGAGATCGCCGACCATGTCGTCGACGTCGGCCCGCGTGCCGGGGTCCACGGCGGGGAGATCGTCTTCTCGGGGACGTTCGAGGAGCTGAGGAGAGCCGACACGCTCACCGGCGAGGGCCTGCGGCGGGTCGGCCCGGTGAAGAACACGGTCCGCACGCCCACCGGGCACCTGGAGGTGCGCGACGCCGACCTGCACAATCTGAAGAACGTCACCGTCGCCTTCCCGACCGGGGTCCTGACCGCGGTCACCGGTGTCGCGGGATCCGGCAAGAGCTCCCTGGTCACCGCGTCGTTCCTGAAGGCCTACCCGGACAGCGTCTTCGTGGACCAGTCGCCCATCAAGGGGTCCTCGCGCTCCACACCGCTCAGTCATCTCGACCTGATGGACGCGACCCGCAAGCTCTTCGCCAAGGCGAGCGGCGCGCCGGCCGGACTGTTCAGTTTCAACTCGGCGGGCGCCTGCGGCGAGTGCAACGGCCGCGGCCAACTGATCACGGAACTGGCCTACATGGACCCGGTGCGGACCCACTGCGAGGCCTGCGACGGCCGCAGGTTCCGCGAGGACGTCCTCGCGCACCACCTGCGCGGCAAGTCCATTGCCGACGTCCTCGAACTCCCCGCCGAGGCGGCCGTGGAATTCTTCACCGAGCGGGAGATCCGCGACAAGCTGACGGGCCTCCTCGACGTGGGTCTCGGCTACCTCACCCTGGGCCAGTCCCTCAGCACCCTGTCGGGCGGCGAGCGGCAGCGCCTGAAGCTCGCCGGGCAACTGCACCGCTCAGGAAGCGTCTACGTACTGGACGAGCCGACCACCGGCCTCCACATGTCCGACGTCGACACCATCCTCGGCCTGATGAACCGCCTGGTCGACAGCGGCAACACAGTCATCGTGGTCGAGCACAACCTCGACATCGTCCGCCAGTCGGACTGGGTCATCGACCTCGGCCCCGACGGCGGCAAGCACGGCGGGGAGATCGTCTTCACCGGCACCCCCAACGACCTGCTCAAGGCGGAAGGCTCGGCCACCGGCGAGTACCTGCGCCGCTGCGCGGTGGTCTGA
- a CDS encoding PPOX class F420-dependent oxidoreductase yields the protein MTTLDEVGELGRARYVSLTTYRKDGTGVATPVWHAVDGGELFVWTNVEAWKVKRIRNNGRVVLAACDVRGRVAPGATTVEGTARLLDASENDRVRRLLTRKYTWQFWMIDRPARLFRRGKPRTVSIAVSF from the coding sequence GTGACCACCCTCGACGAAGTCGGCGAACTCGGCCGCGCCCGCTATGTCAGCCTCACCACCTACCGCAAGGACGGCACCGGTGTCGCCACCCCCGTCTGGCACGCCGTGGACGGGGGTGAGTTGTTCGTCTGGACCAACGTGGAGGCCTGGAAGGTCAAACGGATCCGCAACAACGGCCGCGTGGTCCTGGCCGCCTGCGACGTGCGCGGACGGGTCGCGCCGGGCGCCACCACCGTGGAGGGAACGGCCCGTCTGCTGGACGCGTCCGAGAACGACCGGGTGCGGCGGCTCCTGACCCGCAAGTACACCTGGCAGTTCTGGATGATCGACCGCCCGGCCCGCCTCTTCCGGCGCGGCAAGCCCCGGACGGTCAGCATCGCCGTCTCGTTCTGA
- a CDS encoding antibiotic biosynthesis monooxygenase family protein, with protein sequence MDNQPTSVTFVNRFTVTGEPKEFEEAFARTAEFMTRQPGILGYTLSQDTEDPQRFVNIARWKNAQSLRAAVSDPGFQSHVGELRKLATSESRLYAERQRYLDGGVTAS encoded by the coding sequence ATGGACAACCAGCCCACCTCCGTCACTTTTGTCAACCGGTTCACCGTGACCGGGGAGCCGAAGGAATTCGAGGAGGCCTTCGCCAGGACCGCCGAATTCATGACGCGCCAGCCCGGCATTCTCGGATACACCCTTTCCCAGGACACCGAGGACCCCCAGCGGTTCGTGAACATCGCGCGCTGGAAGAACGCGCAGTCGCTCCGCGCCGCCGTGAGCGACCCCGGCTTCCAGTCCCATGTGGGAGAGCTGCGAAAGCTGGCGACCAGCGAATCCCGGCTCTACGCCGAGCGGCAGCGCTACCTGGACGGCGGCGTCACCGCTTCCTGA
- a CDS encoding nitrilase-related carbon-nitrogen hydrolase, producing the protein MARVVRAALVQATWTGDTESMIAKHEEHAREAARQGAQVIGFQEVFNAPYFCQVQEPEHYRWAEPVPDGPTVTRMRELARETGMVIVVPVFEIEQAGFYYNTAAVIDADGTYLGKYRKHHIPQVKGFWEKYYFKPGNAGWPVFDTAVGRVGVYICYDRHFPEGWRQLGLNGAQIVYNPSATSRGLSAYLWQLEQPAAAVANEYFVAAINRVGQEEYGDNDFYGTSYFVDPRGQFVGEKASDKAEELLVRDLDFGVIDEVRQQWAFYRDRRPDAYEGLVRP; encoded by the coding sequence GTGGCCAGAGTCGTACGCGCCGCACTTGTCCAGGCGACCTGGACCGGCGACACCGAATCCATGATCGCCAAGCATGAGGAGCACGCCCGCGAGGCGGCCCGGCAGGGCGCTCAGGTGATCGGCTTCCAGGAAGTCTTCAACGCCCCGTACTTCTGCCAGGTGCAGGAGCCCGAGCACTACCGGTGGGCCGAGCCCGTCCCGGACGGCCCGACCGTCACGCGGATGCGCGAGCTCGCCCGGGAGACCGGCATGGTGATCGTGGTCCCCGTCTTCGAGATCGAGCAGGCGGGCTTCTACTACAACACCGCCGCGGTGATCGACGCGGACGGCACCTACCTGGGGAAGTACCGCAAGCACCACATCCCGCAGGTGAAGGGCTTCTGGGAGAAGTACTACTTCAAACCGGGCAACGCCGGCTGGCCCGTCTTCGACACCGCCGTCGGCCGCGTCGGCGTCTACATCTGCTACGACCGGCACTTCCCCGAGGGCTGGCGCCAGCTCGGCCTGAACGGCGCCCAGATCGTCTACAACCCGTCCGCCACCTCGCGCGGCCTCTCGGCGTACCTCTGGCAGCTGGAGCAGCCGGCCGCCGCCGTCGCCAACGAGTACTTCGTCGCGGCGATCAACCGGGTGGGCCAGGAGGAGTACGGCGACAACGACTTCTACGGCACGAGCTACTTCGTCGACCCGCGCGGCCAGTTCGTCGGCGAGAAGGCGAGCGACAAGGCGGAGGAACTGCTCGTCAGGGACCTGGACTTCGGGGTGATCGACGAGGTGCGACAGCAATGGGCGTTCTACCGGGACCGCAGGCCCGACGCGTACGAAGGACTGGTGCGGCCGTGA
- a CDS encoding aspartate aminotransferase family protein, with product MTDDIPQAPARAVTPQGTDRLLDRHRAVLPDWLTLYYDRPLEITHGEGRHVWDADGNRYLDFFGGILTTMTAHALPEVTKAVSEQAGRIIHSSTLYLNRPMVELAERIATLSGIPDARVFFTTSGTEANDTALMLATTYRASNQILAMRNSYHGRSFSTVSVTGNRGWSPTSLSPLQTLYVHGGVRDRGPYAHLDDADFVQACVADLEDLLGHGRVPAALIAEPVQGVGGFTAPPDGLYAAFREVLDRHGILWISDEVQTGWGRTGDHFWGWQAHAASGPPDILTFAKGIGNGMSIGGVVARADIMNCLDSNSISTFGGSPVTMAAGLANLSYLLEHDLQGNARRVGGLLIERLRGIGAGVDAVRAVRGRGLMIGLELVRPGTDEASPERAAALLEAAREGGLLLGKGGGHNTSVVRIAPPLSLTVAEAEQGAAILEQALRAV from the coding sequence ATGACGGACGACATCCCGCAGGCGCCCGCGCGCGCGGTCACCCCCCAGGGCACCGACCGGCTGCTCGACCGCCACCGCGCGGTCCTCCCCGACTGGCTCACCCTGTACTACGACCGGCCGCTGGAGATCACCCACGGCGAGGGCCGCCACGTGTGGGACGCCGACGGCAACCGCTACCTGGACTTCTTCGGCGGCATCCTCACCACCATGACCGCCCACGCCCTGCCCGAGGTCACCAAGGCGGTGAGCGAGCAGGCCGGCCGGATCATCCACTCCTCGACGCTCTACCTCAACCGCCCGATGGTCGAGCTGGCCGAGCGGATCGCCACCCTGTCCGGCATCCCGGACGCCCGGGTCTTCTTCACCACGTCCGGTACGGAGGCCAACGACACGGCCCTCATGCTGGCCACGACCTACCGCGCGTCGAACCAGATCCTGGCGATGCGCAACAGCTACCACGGCCGGTCCTTCTCCACCGTGTCCGTCACCGGCAACCGCGGCTGGTCGCCGACCTCGCTCTCCCCGCTCCAGACGCTGTACGTGCACGGCGGGGTCCGCGACCGGGGCCCGTACGCGCACCTCGACGACGCGGACTTCGTCCAGGCCTGCGTGGCCGACCTGGAGGACCTGCTCGGCCACGGCCGCGTCCCCGCCGCGCTCATCGCCGAACCGGTGCAGGGCGTCGGCGGGTTCACCGCCCCGCCCGACGGGCTGTACGCCGCGTTCCGCGAAGTCCTGGACCGGCACGGCATCCTGTGGATCAGCGACGAGGTGCAGACCGGCTGGGGCCGCACGGGCGACCACTTCTGGGGCTGGCAGGCGCACGCCGCGAGCGGCCCGCCCGACATCCTCACCTTCGCCAAGGGCATCGGCAACGGCATGTCCATCGGTGGAGTGGTGGCGCGCGCCGACATCATGAACTGCCTGGACTCCAACTCCATTTCGACGTTCGGCGGCAGCCCCGTCACGATGGCGGCGGGCCTCGCCAACCTCTCGTACCTCCTGGAGCACGACCTCCAGGGCAACGCCCGGCGGGTCGGCGGACTGCTGATCGAGCGGCTGCGGGGGATCGGCGCGGGGGTCGACGCCGTACGGGCGGTCCGCGGCCGGGGCCTGATGATCGGCCTCGAACTGGTGAGGCCGGGCACCGACGAGGCGTCGCCCGAGCGGGCCGCGGCCCTGCTCGAAGCGGCCCGCGAGGGCGGGCTGTTGCTCGGCAAGGGCGGCGGCCACAACACCAGTGTGGTGCGGATCGCCCCGCCGCTCTCCCTCACCGTCGCGGAGGCGGAACAGGGCGCGGCCATCCTCGAACAGGCCCTGCGGGCCGTCTGA
- the ccrA gene encoding crotonyl-CoA carboxylase/reductase, giving the protein MNSLSEAVLSDAPPGELARAPLPEEYTAAHLRAEDVGMFAGQTDKDVRKSIHVGAVPMPELAPDEVLVAVMASSINYNTVWSATFEPLPTFAFLSRRAAAGGFAARHDLPYHVIGSDAAGVVVRTGAGVGRWRPGDHVVVSCVQVDDHEPATHADAMLGSEQRIWGYETNFGGLAHYAVVKASQLLPKPGHLTWEEAAGVLLTAATSYRMLISDKGARIKLGDVVLIWGATGGLGAFAVQLVRQAGGIPVGVVGSEAKAGYLRALGCDLVVNRSELGLEGPDGKDSTAEQAKRLGRAIREVAGEDPAVVFDFVGRATFGLSVFVVRRGGTVVTCGSTTGYRHEYDNRYLWMNSKRVIGSHAANLQEQAECTRLFGLGKLVPVLSAVHPLSEVGEATRTVQNNQHIGKVGVLCLAPREGLGVTDPVLRERIGESALNPLRAQGI; this is encoded by the coding sequence ATGAATTCCTTGAGCGAGGCTGTCCTGTCGGACGCGCCCCCGGGGGAACTGGCGCGGGCGCCGTTGCCGGAGGAGTACACCGCGGCACATCTGCGGGCCGAGGACGTCGGTATGTTCGCGGGGCAGACCGACAAGGACGTGCGCAAGTCCATCCATGTCGGAGCGGTGCCGATGCCGGAGCTGGCGCCGGACGAGGTGCTCGTCGCCGTCATGGCGAGTTCCATCAACTACAACACCGTCTGGTCGGCCACGTTCGAGCCGTTGCCGACCTTCGCCTTCCTCTCCCGGCGCGCCGCCGCCGGCGGGTTCGCCGCCCGGCACGATCTCCCGTACCACGTCATCGGCTCGGACGCGGCGGGTGTGGTGGTCCGTACCGGGGCGGGAGTCGGGCGGTGGCGGCCCGGGGACCACGTGGTGGTGAGCTGTGTCCAGGTGGACGATCACGAGCCCGCCACGCACGCGGACGCCATGCTCGGATCCGAACAACGGATCTGGGGGTACGAGACGAACTTCGGCGGACTCGCCCACTACGCCGTGGTCAAGGCGAGCCAGCTGCTTCCGAAGCCGGGTCATCTGACCTGGGAGGAGGCCGCCGGTGTCCTCCTCACCGCCGCCACCTCCTACCGGATGCTGATCAGCGACAAGGGAGCCCGGATCAAGCTGGGGGACGTCGTACTGATCTGGGGCGCGACCGGAGGACTTGGGGCCTTCGCCGTACAACTGGTGAGACAGGCGGGCGGGATCCCCGTCGGGGTGGTCGGCTCCGAGGCCAAGGCCGGGTACCTGCGCGCGCTCGGCTGCGACCTGGTCGTCAACCGGTCCGAACTCGGCCTGGAAGGTCCGGACGGCAAGGACAGCACCGCCGAACAGGCCAAGCGGCTGGGGCGGGCGATCCGTGAGGTGGCGGGCGAGGACCCGGCCGTGGTGTTCGACTTCGTCGGCCGGGCGACCTTCGGCCTGTCGGTCTTCGTCGTCCGCCGCGGCGGCACAGTGGTGACCTGCGGCTCGACCACCGGATACCGGCACGAGTACGACAACCGCTACCTGTGGATGAACTCCAAGCGCGTCATCGGCAGCCACGCCGCCAATCTCCAGGAACAGGCCGAGTGCACCCGCCTGTTCGGGCTCGGAAAGCTGGTGCCCGTCCTGTCCGCCGTCCACCCGCTGTCCGAGGTCGGAGAGGCCACCCGCACGGTCCAGAACAATCAGCACATCGGAAAGGTGGGCGTTCTCTGCCTCGCGCCCCGAGAAGGACTGGGGGTGACCGATCCCGTACTCCGGGAACGAATAGGGGAGTCCGCCCTGAACCCGCTGCGCGCGCAAGGGATTTGA
- the ggt gene encoding gamma-glutamyltransferase has product MQRSAARNVSAVAVAAAMLAVGAAAPPSTAAPGASARTPAPTTLAKTPVAAGYGGAVASVDADASAAGIEVLRRGGNAVDAAVATAAALGVTEPYSAGIGGGGYFVYYDARSRTVQTIDGRETAPRTADSGLFLEDGRPIPFADAVTSGLSVGTPGTPATWDTALDAWGSRSLGQLLKPAEKLAKDGFTVDETFRTQTQANQARFADFPASAKLFLPGGQVPVVGSTFKNADLARTYAELGRRGTDALYEGELARDIVRTVRTPPVDPKATRVVRAGDLSTRDLAAYRTKRQAPTKVSYRGLDVYGMGPSSSGGTSVGEALNILENTDLSKATQARYLHRFIEASRIAFADRGRWLGDPAFEDVPTKGLLSQRFADSRACLVKDDAVLKSPLAPGDPSDPTPCAKGGTAAPTTFEGENTTHLTAADKWGNVVAYTLTIESTGGSAITVPGRGFLLNNELTDFSFAPANPAVHDPNLPRPGKRPRSSISPTIVLDRHDRPVLAVGSPGGSTIITTVLQTLTGVLDRGLPLVDAIAAPRASQRNAAATELEPGLWNSPVRPQLEALGHVFTQNPEIGAATGVQRLPDGRWLAAAETVRRGGGSAMVVTPAGKR; this is encoded by the coding sequence ATGCAACGCTCCGCTGCTCGGAACGTGTCGGCCGTGGCCGTCGCCGCGGCCATGCTCGCCGTGGGCGCCGCCGCGCCGCCCTCGACGGCGGCCCCCGGGGCCTCGGCGCGGACGCCCGCGCCCACCACCCTGGCGAAGACCCCGGTGGCCGCCGGGTACGGGGGAGCGGTGGCGAGCGTCGACGCCGACGCCTCCGCCGCGGGCATCGAGGTGCTGCGCCGGGGCGGCAACGCCGTGGACGCCGCGGTGGCCACGGCCGCGGCGCTCGGCGTCACCGAGCCCTACTCGGCGGGCATCGGGGGCGGCGGCTACTTCGTCTACTACGACGCCAGGTCCCGTACCGTGCAGACCATCGACGGCCGGGAGACCGCCCCCAGGACCGCCGACTCCGGGCTCTTCCTGGAGGACGGCAGGCCGATCCCGTTCGCGGACGCGGTGACCAGCGGGCTGAGCGTCGGCACCCCCGGCACCCCCGCCACCTGGGACACGGCGCTCGACGCGTGGGGCAGCAGGTCCCTCGGGCAGTTGCTGAAGCCCGCCGAGAAGCTCGCCAAGGACGGCTTCACCGTCGACGAGACCTTCCGCACCCAGACCCAGGCCAACCAGGCGCGGTTCGCGGACTTCCCCGCGTCCGCGAAGCTCTTCCTGCCCGGCGGGCAGGTGCCGGTCGTCGGCTCGACCTTCAAGAACGCCGATCTGGCCCGTACGTACGCGGAGTTGGGGCGCCGGGGCACCGACGCCCTGTACGAGGGCGAGCTGGCCCGCGACATCGTCCGTACGGTACGGACGCCTCCCGTCGACCCGAAGGCGACCCGCGTCGTCCGGGCCGGCGACCTCAGCACCCGGGACCTCGCCGCGTACCGGACGAAGCGGCAGGCACCGACGAAGGTCTCCTACCGGGGCCTCGACGTGTACGGCATGGGGCCGTCCTCGTCCGGCGGTACGAGTGTCGGCGAGGCGCTCAACATCCTGGAGAACACGGACCTCTCGAAGGCCACCCAGGCGCGGTACCTGCACCGCTTCATCGAGGCGAGCCGCATCGCGTTCGCCGACCGGGGGCGCTGGCTCGGCGACCCCGCCTTCGAGGACGTCCCCACCAAGGGGCTGCTCTCGCAGCGCTTCGCGGACTCGCGCGCCTGCCTCGTCAAGGACGACGCGGTCCTCAAGAGCCCGCTGGCGCCCGGCGATCCGAGCGATCCGACGCCGTGCGCGAAGGGCGGCACCGCCGCGCCGACCACGTTCGAGGGCGAGAACACCACGCACCTGACGGCCGCCGACAAGTGGGGCAACGTCGTCGCGTACACCCTGACGATCGAGTCCACCGGCGGCAGCGCGATCACCGTGCCGGGGCGCGGCTTCCTGCTCAACAACGAGCTGACGGACTTCTCGTTCGCCCCCGCCAACCCGGCGGTCCACGACCCGAACCTGCCCCGGCCCGGCAAGCGGCCGCGCTCCTCGATCTCCCCGACGATCGTGCTGGACCGGCACGACCGCCCCGTCCTCGCGGTCGGCTCGCCCGGCGGCTCGACCATCATCACGACGGTCCTCCAGACCCTGACGGGCGTCCTCGACCGGGGCCTGCCGCTGGTCGACGCGATCGCCGCGCCCCGCGCGAGCCAGCGCAACGCGGCGGCCACGGAGCTGGAGCCGGGGCTGTGGAACAGCCCCGTGCGGCCCCAACTGGAGGCGCTCGGGCACGTGTTCACGCAGAACCCGGAGATCGGCGCCGCGACCGGCGTCCAGCGCCTGCCGGACGGCCGCTGGCTGGCGGCGGCGGAGACCGTCCGCAGGGGCGGCGGCTCGGCGATGGTGGTGACGCCGGCCGGCAAGCGGTAG
- the hydA gene encoding dihydropyrimidinase: MSTRTLIRGGLVITAAEETHADVLIEDGRIVALAAHGSTVAEGWTAGRTIDATGKYVIPGGVDAHTHMEMPFGGTLAADTFETGTRAAAWGGTTTIVDFAIQSPGQALREGLDAWYAKADGRCAIDYGFHMIVADVNEHSLKEMDLLVQEGVTSFKLFMAYPGVFYSDDGQILRAMQRASHNGGLIMMHAENGIAIDVLVEQALAEGRTDPRYHGEVRKVLLEAEATHRAIQLARVADAPLYVVHVSAEEAVAELAQARDKGLPVFGETCPQYLFLSTDNLAEPDFEGAKYVCSTPLRPREHQAALWRGLRTNDLQVVSTDHCPFCFTGQKDMGRGDFSKIPNGLPGVENRMDLLHQAVVEGHLTRRRWIEIACAAPARMFGLYPRKGTIAPGADADVVIYDPHREQTLSAATHHMNVDYSAYEGKRITGQVETVLSRGEPVIDRREFTGRAGHGQYTPRATCQYLG, encoded by the coding sequence ATGAGCACCCGCACCCTGATCCGCGGCGGGCTTGTCATCACCGCCGCCGAGGAGACCCACGCCGACGTCCTGATCGAGGACGGCAGGATCGTCGCCCTCGCCGCGCACGGGTCCACGGTCGCCGAGGGCTGGACCGCCGGGCGGACGATCGACGCGACCGGGAAGTACGTCATCCCGGGCGGCGTCGACGCCCACACGCACATGGAGATGCCGTTCGGCGGCACCCTGGCGGCCGACACCTTCGAGACCGGCACCCGCGCCGCGGCCTGGGGCGGCACCACCACCATCGTCGACTTCGCCATCCAGTCGCCGGGACAGGCACTGCGCGAGGGCCTGGACGCCTGGTACGCCAAGGCCGACGGCCGGTGCGCCATCGACTACGGCTTCCACATGATCGTGGCGGACGTGAACGAGCACTCGCTCAAGGAGATGGACCTCCTGGTGCAGGAGGGCGTCACCTCCTTCAAGCTCTTCATGGCGTACCCCGGTGTGTTCTACAGCGACGACGGCCAGATCCTGCGGGCCATGCAACGCGCCTCCCACAACGGGGGGTTGATCATGATGCACGCCGAGAACGGCATCGCGATCGACGTCCTCGTGGAACAGGCGCTCGCCGAGGGACGCACCGACCCCCGCTACCACGGCGAGGTACGGAAGGTCCTGCTGGAGGCCGAGGCCACCCACCGCGCGATCCAGCTCGCGCGGGTCGCCGACGCGCCGCTGTACGTCGTGCACGTCTCGGCCGAGGAGGCCGTCGCGGAGCTGGCGCAGGCCCGCGACAAGGGGCTGCCCGTCTTCGGCGAGACCTGCCCGCAGTACCTCTTCCTCTCCACCGACAACCTCGCGGAGCCGGACTTCGAGGGCGCCAAGTACGTCTGCTCGACGCCGCTGCGGCCCCGGGAGCACCAGGCCGCGCTGTGGCGCGGCCTGCGGACCAACGACCTCCAGGTGGTGTCCACGGACCACTGCCCGTTCTGCTTCACCGGGCAGAAGGACATGGGCCGCGGCGACTTCTCCAAGATCCCCAACGGGCTGCCCGGGGTGGAGAACCGGATGGATCTCCTGCACCAGGCCGTGGTCGAGGGGCACCTCACCCGCCGCCGCTGGATCGAGATCGCCTGCGCCGCCCCGGCCCGGATGTTCGGCCTCTACCCGCGCAAGGGCACCATCGCCCCCGGCGCGGACGCCGACGTCGTCATCTACGACCCGCACCGGGAGCAGACGCTCTCGGCCGCCACGCACCACATGAACGTCGACTACTCGGCGTACGAGGGCAAACGGATCACCGGCCAGGTGGAGACCGTGCTGTCCCGGGGCGAACCGGTCATCGACCGGCGGGAGTTCACCGGCCGCGCGGGCCACGGCCAGTACACGCCACGCGCCACCTGCCAGTACCTCGGCTGA